ACAGTACCTTTACCTCTTTGGTAACTGCCTGCGTTATGCCATATTTTGATAAAAGCATCTTGGGTAGCTTCGTCGGCCAGTTCCGGCCGCTTCAAAAGCTTTAACACCACAGCATACAGTTGAGGGCTAGTTAATTTATATAGCTCAGCAAAAGCGGCTTTATTGCCATTCGCTGTTTCACACAGTAGGGGAAACAAGGTTTCATGTTCCATAAAGTATCCTTCTTTACCGAGCCATACATGGCATTTAGAAATTAAATGGCCTTAAGCTTCGGAACTCTGATCAGGGCATAGACACAAGAATTTTTCGATCGATTGTTTGTGTTTACATGTTATTAAACGTTTGCCGTCTGTAATTAGATGCAAAAAGTATAAATATTCTTTGTGCTCTACACCTTACACGCTATTTCTAACCGGTTATAGCTTAGCAATTCACAATACTAAGTATTAAAACTAGCCCTGTTTCCGTATCGGTTATTTATGCCTTGTCAGGGTTGTGGCACACTAGCGCGGTATTGAACTGTATCGGAAGTATTTTGAACAAAAGTCACAACAAAGCGTCACGTGCTGCACGCAATGCAAAAAAAGCGAATAAGCGTGAAAAACTCACCGAAAATGAAGCTGTCGAGTTAACCTCTTCTTCTGAACGTGCAGGGTTTATTCGTCGTTTAGCTGCCATGATTTACGATACATTAGTTGCCGTTGCGGTGGGGATGTGTGCTGCTATGGTGGTAATAGTGACGCTTATTGTGTTGCTTTCAAATGGTATATTGGATTTGCAAGGCTACGAGCAGCCCGCTGAATTAATTCAAGCATCTACTGGGTATAAGTTACTGATTCAAGTATGGGTTGGTTTGTGGGTGGTTGGTTTCTTTTTATGGTTTTGGAAGCGAGGTGGGCAAACCTTGGGAATGCGTGCATGGAGACTTCGTATTTTCAGCACCGTAGATGCACCTATGACATGGCCGCGATTGCTTATTCGTTTGGTGGCCTCACTAGGTGGCTTAGGTACGCTATTGGTGCTGTTTGATTTTAAGCACAAGCAGTCATTGCAAGATAGATTGGCGCAAACCCAAGTGCTCAAATTGACTAAAGAAAGTAACGATCATAAAAGCTGGTAAGCAAAAGCGCTAATACCAATAAGAAAGGGAAGCTAAGCTTCCCTTTTTTGTATCCAGTGTTGAAGCGGCAGAGCCTAGTGCGTCTGAAGATTCAACCAAACGCTTAATTCAAGCGACTCAATAGATGACTCAAAATACGCTACTTTCTCAGCATGATGGCGGCGATGGCCGCGAACAATAAGCTGGGAAGTAAAGCGCCTAAAAACGGTGGAATTTGATATACCAAGCTAAGTGGGCCAAACACTTCATTTAAAATGAAGAAGCCAAAGCCGGTCAGTACGCCCATGATCACCCGGGCACCCATAGTAACACTGCGCAGCGGGCCAAAGATGAACGACAAGGCCATTAATAGCATTACCCCTACCGACACAGGTTGTAATATTTTGCGCCACAGTGCCAATTCGTAGCGTGATGGATCTTGTCCGTTATTGGCTAAGTAGCCCACATAGTCTAGCAAACCAGAAATAGATAGAGCTTCAGGTTTTACGGCAACAATACCCAACTTATCTGGCGTTAATGTCGAGTTCCATTGCATACTTTTTTCGTTATCTAACGTTACCGCGGTTTCACTAAAACGCGTAACGTCCACATCACTTAAACGCCACTCACTGCCATCGAAATTACCCGATTTAGCATAGGTAATACTTTCAAGTGAAAGGTCGTCGTTAAAATCAAAAATATTAATATCTTTTAGTGAATCACGACTTAACACTTCGCCAATACTCACGAAGTGTTCGCCATCTTTAGCCCAAACCAATTGCTCTGAAGAGAATAAGCTTCCGCCTGAAATGGCCTCTGTGCGAATTTCTTTGGCTTTAGATTCACTGAAGGGGGTGACCCATTCACCCACAGCCATGACCAATAGAATCATGATAGTGGCAGACTTCATGGTAGAGACAATTATGTTCCATCTACTCATGCCTGCTGCTTGCATAACAACAAGCTCACTGTTGCTGGCAAGTACACCCATACCGATTAACCCGCCCAGAAGGGTTGCCATGGGGAAAAACTGTTCTAAATCTCTTGGTAAGCTAAGCACGACATAAAGGAACGCCACCATCATGTCGTAGTCGCCTTCACCCACTTTACGCAGTTGCTCTACGAATTTAATCAGTGCGCTTAAGCCAATAAGGACCGATAGAGTAACAGTTACCGTACCTAACAGCGTGCGAGCAATATATAAATCGAGGATTTTAAACATCTATTTTTTCCCCAATATCCAGGCCCTAAATTGGGTACCTGTTTTTCTGTCTCGCACAATCAAGGCAACACCAATTATCAGCATGATGGTATGCACCCACCACAACCCAAGTTGAGGGGGGATTTTGCCGTCTTCTAATACCCGTCTGCTGGCTAATAACAATAAGAAGTAGCCAAGATAGAGCAGTATAGCCGGAAACATTTTTCCAAATCGGCCTTGGCGGGGATCTACCGCGCTCAATGGCACCGCAATAAGAATCAAGAAGGGCAGTGAAAGAGGAATAGCGATACGCCATTGTAACTCTGCACGGGCTTCTATCGATTCGTCACCCCATAATTCAGTAGTAGGTAAAACGCTAACCTTGCGTCTTGCTTCCTCTGCAGGCTTATCTGCTATTTGAATTTGGTATTCATCGAATTCTACCTTGCGGTAGCTTTTTTGCGACTGCTGACCTTCGTACTGCACCCCTTGTTTTAACACCAAGTTTCGGGTGCCATCAGGGTTACTGGCTACTTGCCCTGTTTGCGCGTAAACCACTTGAACCTGATTTTCACCATTTTCAGTTTTATTTTGCGATAAAAACACGCGGCGCAATTGGTCGTCCGTATCAATGTCGTGAACAAAAATAACCGCTTTGGCATTACCGGTTTGTTGGAATCGACCAGGAATAATGGCAGAAAGGCCAGCTTCGTTTCGGGCTTTTTCCCTAAGTTGGTACTCGTTTTCAGCCGCCATAGGGGCAAAATAGAGGGTAATCGCCCCCGTAACTATCATAATGAGTACTGAGAGAAACAACATCACTCGGGTGATGTACCACTCACTGATACCGCATGCGCGCATGACAGTCATTTCGCTGTCTACATACAGTCGCCCATGGGCCAGCATAATGCCTAAATAAGCGCTTATAGGCAGCACGAGTGATGCGAGAATAGGGGCGTATAGCCCAAGAAAGCCAAGTACTAGTCCTGCTGGTATATCGCCGTCTGAGGCATCACCAAGTACACGTACAAATCTAAGGGTGACAAATATCGCCATTAGAATGAAAAATATGGCTAACTGAGACTTAAGGGTTTCCTTAAGCAAATAGCGGAATATCAACATCTCAGTCCTACCGGAAACTTTGGAATTTTAGTGAAAGAAACCACAATTTTGAGTAAACTTACCGTTTTTACAAGTTTTGCCTGCAATCATAAAATTAATTGCATGGTGTGGCGAAGCAAAATTGACATAATTTACGTCAACATTGAGTCATTCGCAGCTAGCATGCAAGTATGGCTGCGTATTAAAACATAAAGCAGCGCGAAACGTTATGTGAATTTAGTCAGCATGCAAATCTTAAACGACGAAAAACGAGGTGATATCGTGGAGTTTAGTGTAAAAAGTGGCAGTCCGGAAAAACAACGCAGTGCCTGTATTGTTGTCGGGGTCTTCGAGCCGCGCCGCCTTACCGCGGTGGCTGAACAACTAGACGAAATCAGTGAAGGCTATATTAGCAACTTATTACGCCGCGGCGACCTAGAAGGTAAAGCCGGGCAAATGCTATTGCTGCACCATGTACCGAATGTACTGAGTGAGCGCGTATTACTAGTTGGTTGCGGAAAAGAGCGCGAACTTGATGAACGCCAATACAAGCAAATTATTGCCAAAACCATTACTACCCTGAACGAAACGGGCTCGATGGAAGCGGTGTGTTTCTTAACGGAATTACACGTTAAAGGTCGCGACACTTATTGGAAAGTGCGTCAAGCCGTAGAAGCTACCGAAGATTCTTTGTATACCTTCTTGCAACTTAAAACCAAGAAAGGTGAACCACGTCGTCCGTTGCGTAAAATCGTATTTAACGTACCTACACGTCGCGAACTCACCGTGGGTGAGCGTGCAGTAGAGCATGGGCTAGCCATTTCTCGCGGCGCCAAAGTTACCAAAGATGTGGCTAACATGCCGCCAAACATTTGTAACCCTGCTTACCTGTGGGAACAAGCCCAGTCTTTAGCCAGCCAGTACGACAGCGTGAGCGCTGAAGTTGTAGATGAAACCCAAATGGCTGAACTGGGCATGCAAGCCTATTTAGCCGTAGGCCGTGGTTCTGCAAACGAAAGTATGATGAGTATTATGCACCACCGTGGTGGTCCAGCCGATCAAGCACCTATTGTGCTGGTGGGTAAAGGGCTTACCTTCGACTCAGGTGGTATTTCAATTAAGCCTGGCGAAGCCATGGATGAGATGAAATATGACATGGGCGGTGCAGCTGGTGTGCTAGGTACTATGCACACAATTGCAGCGCTAAACCTGCCTATAAACATTATTGGTGTGCTAGCCGGCTGTGAAAACATGCCAGATGGTACGGCTTATCGCCCAGGTGATATCTTAACCACCATGTCGGGGCAAACGGTTGAAGTATTAAATACGGATGCAGAAGGACGCTTGGTACTGTGTGATGCGTTAACCTACGTTGAGCGCTACGAGCCTGAGCTGGTGATTGACGTGGCTACCTTAACCGGTGCCGTCATTATCGCGCTTGGCCACCATGCAACCGGTGTAATGAGCACACATAACCCGCTTGCCCATGAACTGCTAAATGCATCTGAACAAAGTTCAGATCGCGCATGGCGTTTGCCAGTGTGGGATGATTACCAAGAACAGCTTGAAAGCCCGTTTGCTGATATGACTAACTTAGGTGGTCGTCCGGCAGGCAGTATAACGGCAGCGTGTTTCTTGTCTCGTTTCACCAAGAAATATAATTGGGCGCACTTAGATATTGCCGGTACTGCATGGCGCAGTGGCAAGAACAAAGGTGCAACAGGGCGACCTGTTCCTATGTTATCGCAGTTCTTAATGAACCGCGCTGGCACCAAGTTAGAGGACTAACGCACGATGCCTCAAGTCGTGTTTTATCAACTGAGCGCAGGCGACACCAGTGTGGCGTCTCGCGCGAGCGAACTTATTGCAGATGCTTTTGCCAACAAGCAAAAGATAAGCGTGTTATGCGATACGCAAAAGCAAGCCGAAGAAGTTGATGAATTTTTATGGCAATTGCCAGCCAATCGCTTTGTACCCCACAACCTATATGGTGAAGGGCCACAAAGCGGCACACCGGTGGAAATTTGTTGGCAACCCGAGCAGGTTGCCCGCCGTCAAATGGTGGTTAACGTTGGTTCGGGCATGGTGCCTTCGCCAAATCAACATCGCCAAATTATCGATTTTGTTCCCGTAGATGACGAAGCCAAACAGGCTGCGCGGGTGCGATATAAGAACTACCAGCAAGCCGGATGTAATATGCAGTTTAAGAAAACTGCATAGTGAGCACATCAGAATCGGGCTTCACAACGAGAGTAAGTAATGGATAAAACCTTCGAACCACAGTCCATTGAGCAGCAATGCTATGAAAAATGGGAAAATTCGGGCCTTTTTAAAGCATCGGGCAGCGGCGATCCGTATTGTATTTTGCTTCCACCGCCAAATGTTACCGGAAGCCTTCATATGGGGCACGGTTTTCAACAAACTATAATGGATGCCTTAACCCGCTATCGCCGCATGAAAGGTGACAACACCTTATGGCAAGTGGGCACCGACCACGCGGGTATTGCTACCCAAATGGTGGTAGAACGCCAATTAAATGCAGAAGGCAAGACTCGTCATGACTTAGGTCGTGAAGACTTCATTAAAAAAGTCTGGGAATGGAAAGAGCACAGTGGCGGCACTATTACAGGGCAAATGCGTCGGTTAGGCACATCACCTGATTGGTCTCGTGAAGTGTTCACCATGGACGACAAGTTGTCTGATGCTGTAACTGAAACCTTTGTGAAGCTTCATGAAGAAGGCTTAATCTATCGCGGTAAGCGTTTGGTTAACTGGGATCCTGTACTGCACACCGCAGTGTCAGATTTAGAAGTCCTAAACGAGGAAGAAGATGGCCACATGTGGCACATGCGCTACCCACTTGCTGATGGCAGTGGTGAGCTAGTGGTTGCTACTACTCGTCCAGAAACCATGCTAGGTGATACCGCTGTTGCGGTACATCCTGATGACGAACGTTATCAAGCTTATATTGGTAAAGATATTAAGCTGCCTATTACTGGCCGTTTAATTCCGGTTATTGCCGATGATTATGTGGATCAAGAATTCGGTACCGGCTGCGTTAAAATTACGCCAGCTCACGACTTTAACGATTACGATATGGGTAAGCGCCACAGCCTACCGATGATCAATATCTTAACTGACGACGCGAAAATTAACGATGAGTCGCCAGAAGCTTATCGCGGCTTAGACCGTTTCGACGCTCGTAAGCAAATTGTGGCCGACTTAGACGCCCAAGGCGCATTAGTTAAAATTGAACCACATAAGCTTAAAGTACCTCGCGGCGACAGAACCGGCGCGGTCATTGAACCTTACCTTACTGACCAATGGTATGTTGCGGTTGAGTCACTGGCTAAGCCTGCTATTGAAGCGGTTGAAAGCGGCGAGATTCGTTTTGTACCAGAAAACTGGAACAAAACCTATTACCAGTGGATGCACAACATCCAAGATTGGTGTATTTCGCGTCAGTTGTGGTGGGGACACCGCATTCCTGCATGGTATGACGACAACGGCAACATTTACGTGGGTCGTACTGAAGCAGAAGTTCGCGCTAAAAACAGTTTGAGCGACGATATTGCCCTTCGCCAAGATGACGACGTACTTGATACCTGGTTCTCATCTGCACTATGGCCGTTCGCGACCATGGGCTGGCCTGAAAAAACGCCTGAACTAGAAACCTTCTTGCCTTCATCGGTATTGGTAACTGGCTTCGATATCATTTTCTTCTGGGTAGCCAGAATGATCATGATGACGAAGAAGTTCACAGGCCAAATTCCGTTTAAAGATATTTATATTACCGGTCTCATCCGCGATGAGAACGGCGATAAAATGTCTAAGTCAAAAGGGAACGTACTTGACCCTATCGACCTTATTGACGGTATCGACCTAGAAACGCTAGTGAAAAAGCGTACTTCAGGCATGATGCAGCCAAAGCTAGCTGAAAAGATTGAGAAGCGAACGCGTAAGCAGTTCCCAGATGGTATTCACGCCTATGGTACCGACGCACTTCGTTTTACTTTTGCTGCCATGGCGTCAACCAGCCGTGATATCAACTTTGATATGGCGCGAGTAGAAGGCTACCGTAACTTTTGTAACAAGATTTGGAATGCATCACGTTTTGTACTGATGAATGCTGAAGAGCACGATACAGGCCGTGATGGTGGCGAAATGGTATTAAGTATTGCCGATCGCTGGATTTGGGCTAAGTTCCAACAAACCCTTGTTGAGTTTGAAAAAGCGTTAGAAGACTACCGTTTCGACATTGCTGCGCATATTGTTTACGAGTTTACCTGGAACCAGTTCTGCGATTGGTACTTAGAACTGACTAAACCTGTGCTTAGCAATGAAGCCAGCAGTGAAGCTGAGAAG
The nucleotide sequence above comes from Alteromonas naphthalenivorans. Encoded proteins:
- a CDS encoding valine--tRNA ligase; the protein is MDKTFEPQSIEQQCYEKWENSGLFKASGSGDPYCILLPPPNVTGSLHMGHGFQQTIMDALTRYRRMKGDNTLWQVGTDHAGIATQMVVERQLNAEGKTRHDLGREDFIKKVWEWKEHSGGTITGQMRRLGTSPDWSREVFTMDDKLSDAVTETFVKLHEEGLIYRGKRLVNWDPVLHTAVSDLEVLNEEEDGHMWHMRYPLADGSGELVVATTRPETMLGDTAVAVHPDDERYQAYIGKDIKLPITGRLIPVIADDYVDQEFGTGCVKITPAHDFNDYDMGKRHSLPMINILTDDAKINDESPEAYRGLDRFDARKQIVADLDAQGALVKIEPHKLKVPRGDRTGAVIEPYLTDQWYVAVESLAKPAIEAVESGEIRFVPENWNKTYYQWMHNIQDWCISRQLWWGHRIPAWYDDNGNIYVGRTEAEVRAKNSLSDDIALRQDDDVLDTWFSSALWPFATMGWPEKTPELETFLPSSVLVTGFDIIFFWVARMIMMTKKFTGQIPFKDIYITGLIRDENGDKMSKSKGNVLDPIDLIDGIDLETLVKKRTSGMMQPKLAEKIEKRTRKQFPDGIHAYGTDALRFTFAAMASTSRDINFDMARVEGYRNFCNKIWNASRFVLMNAEEHDTGRDGGEMVLSIADRWIWAKFQQTLVEFEKALEDYRFDIAAHIVYEFTWNQFCDWYLELTKPVLSNEASSEAEKRGTRHTLINVLENLLRLLHPLMPFITDTIWQRVVPLSALQVEENASIMVQAFPVQDAAKQDEQVLADIEWVKKFIVGIRNIRGEMDISPNKPLNALLKNVSAEDSRRLEAAKAFLDKLSKLETVTILKDGEEAPASATALVGEMEILIPMAGLIDKDAELARITKAMDKVDKDVSRTRGKLSNDKFVSNAPDAVIEKERAKLEEGEKQLEKLKAQYETIAAL
- the lptF gene encoding LPS export ABC transporter permease LptF, with the protein product MLIFRYLLKETLKSQLAIFFILMAIFVTLRFVRVLGDASDGDIPAGLVLGFLGLYAPILASLVLPISAYLGIMLAHGRLYVDSEMTVMRACGISEWYITRVMLFLSVLIMIVTGAITLYFAPMAAENEYQLREKARNEAGLSAIIPGRFQQTGNAKAVIFVHDIDTDDQLRRVFLSQNKTENGENQVQVVYAQTGQVASNPDGTRNLVLKQGVQYEGQQSQKSYRKVEFDEYQIQIADKPAEEARRKVSVLPTTELWGDESIEARAELQWRIAIPLSLPFLILIAVPLSAVDPRQGRFGKMFPAILLYLGYFLLLLASRRVLEDGKIPPQLGLWWVHTIMLIIGVALIVRDRKTGTQFRAWILGKK
- the pepA gene encoding leucyl aminopeptidase, whose amino-acid sequence is MEFSVKSGSPEKQRSACIVVGVFEPRRLTAVAEQLDEISEGYISNLLRRGDLEGKAGQMLLLHHVPNVLSERVLLVGCGKERELDERQYKQIIAKTITTLNETGSMEAVCFLTELHVKGRDTYWKVRQAVEATEDSLYTFLQLKTKKGEPRRPLRKIVFNVPTRRELTVGERAVEHGLAISRGAKVTKDVANMPPNICNPAYLWEQAQSLASQYDSVSAEVVDETQMAELGMQAYLAVGRGSANESMMSIMHHRGGPADQAPIVLVGKGLTFDSGGISIKPGEAMDEMKYDMGGAAGVLGTMHTIAALNLPINIIGVLAGCENMPDGTAYRPGDILTTMSGQTVEVLNTDAEGRLVLCDALTYVERYEPELVIDVATLTGAVIIALGHHATGVMSTHNPLAHELLNASEQSSDRAWRLPVWDDYQEQLESPFADMTNLGGRPAGSITAACFLSRFTKKYNWAHLDIAGTAWRSGKNKGATGRPVPMLSQFLMNRAGTKLED
- a CDS encoding DNA polymerase III subunit chi; the protein is MPQVVFYQLSAGDTSVASRASELIADAFANKQKISVLCDTQKQAEEVDEFLWQLPANRFVPHNLYGEGPQSGTPVEICWQPEQVARRQMVVNVGSGMVPSPNQHRQIIDFVPVDDEAKQAARVRYKNYQQAGCNMQFKKTA
- the lptG gene encoding LPS export ABC transporter permease LptG, encoding MFKILDLYIARTLLGTVTVTLSVLIGLSALIKFVEQLRKVGEGDYDMMVAFLYVVLSLPRDLEQFFPMATLLGGLIGMGVLASNSELVVMQAAGMSRWNIIVSTMKSATIMILLVMAVGEWVTPFSESKAKEIRTEAISGGSLFSSEQLVWAKDGEHFVSIGEVLSRDSLKDINIFDFNDDLSLESITYAKSGNFDGSEWRLSDVDVTRFSETAVTLDNEKSMQWNSTLTPDKLGIVAVKPEALSISGLLDYVGYLANNGQDPSRYELALWRKILQPVSVGVMLLMALSFIFGPLRSVTMGARVIMGVLTGFGFFILNEVFGPLSLVYQIPPFLGALLPSLLFAAIAAIMLRK
- a CDS encoding RDD family protein, which encodes MIYDTLVAVAVGMCAAMVVIVTLIVLLSNGILDLQGYEQPAELIQASTGYKLLIQVWVGLWVVGFFLWFWKRGGQTLGMRAWRLRIFSTVDAPMTWPRLLIRLVASLGGLGTLLVLFDFKHKQSLQDRLAQTQVLKLTKESNDHKSW